A window of the Janthinobacterium agaricidamnosum NBRC 102515 = DSM 9628 genome harbors these coding sequences:
- a CDS encoding NADPH-dependent FMN reductase: protein MSQYQIAVVVGSLRKDSFNRKLALAVARLAPPEFSFKHIEIGDLPLYDQDADGHPSDQVLRLKSDISSSQALLFLTPEYNRSIPGVLKNALDQGSRPYGQSAWGGKPAGVLGVSVGTAGTSMAQQHLRNILAYLDVPTLGQPEMFIQAKDGLFDADGNIGAASLGFFQGWMKQYVSWVQKHAIPA, encoded by the coding sequence ATGAGCCAATATCAAATCGCAGTCGTGGTCGGCAGCCTTCGCAAGGATTCGTTCAATCGCAAGCTGGCGCTGGCCGTCGCCAGGCTGGCGCCGCCGGAATTTTCATTCAAGCATATCGAGATCGGCGACCTGCCGCTGTATGACCAGGATGCCGATGGCCACCCGTCGGACCAGGTGCTGCGCCTGAAGTCCGATATCAGTTCGTCGCAAGCCTTGTTGTTTCTCACCCCTGAATACAACCGCTCGATCCCTGGCGTGCTGAAAAATGCGCTGGACCAGGGCTCGCGGCCTTACGGCCAGAGCGCATGGGGCGGCAAGCCGGCCGGCGTGCTGGGCGTTTCGGTCGGCACCGCCGGCACGTCGATGGCGCAGCAGCATTTGCGCAATATCCTGGCCTACCTGGATGTGCCGACGCTGGGCCAGCCGGAAATGTTTATCCAGGCCAAGGACGGTTTGTTCGATGCGGACGGTAATATCGGCGCGGCCAGCCTGGGCTTTTTCCAGGGCTGGATGAAGCAGTATGTGAGCTGGGTGCAAAAGCACGCGATCCCCGCCTGA
- the cydB gene encoding cytochrome d ubiquinol oxidase subunit II, with translation MGIDLALIWAVIILFAIMMYVVMDGFDLGIGILYPFFKDKTERDIMMNTVAPVWDGNETWLVLGGAGMLAAFPLAYSVVLSAFYLPLIFMLMGLIFRGVAFEFRFKARDHERHVWDKAFIGGSIAATFFQGVTLGAYIQGVPVVDRAYAGAALDWLTPFSVFTGAGLVVAYALLGCTWLIMKTHGSLQQHAYRTARWLVWLLLAVIAALSLWTPLSDPAIALRWFSLPNLFWFAPVPLLVLASSYLLYRSLKLRRHAAPFLYTLCLIFLGYSGLGISLWPNIIPPAITIWQASSPPQSQGFTLVGALLIIPVILMYTVWAYYVFRGKVVDGEGGH, from the coding sequence ATGGGTATCGATCTGGCATTGATTTGGGCGGTGATTATCTTGTTTGCCATCATGATGTATGTGGTGATGGACGGTTTTGACCTCGGCATCGGCATTTTGTATCCTTTCTTTAAGGATAAAACCGAGCGCGACATCATGATGAATACCGTCGCGCCGGTATGGGACGGCAATGAGACCTGGCTGGTGCTGGGCGGCGCCGGCATGCTGGCGGCATTTCCGCTGGCCTATTCGGTGGTGCTGAGCGCGTTTTACCTGCCGCTGATTTTCATGCTGATGGGCCTGATCTTCCGTGGCGTGGCGTTTGAATTCCGTTTCAAGGCGCGCGACCATGAGCGCCATGTCTGGGACAAGGCCTTTATCGGCGGTTCGATCGCCGCGACCTTTTTCCAGGGCGTCACGCTGGGCGCCTACATCCAGGGCGTGCCGGTGGTCGACCGCGCTTATGCCGGTGCGGCGCTGGATTGGCTGACGCCGTTTTCAGTGTTCACCGGCGCCGGACTGGTGGTGGCGTATGCCTTGCTGGGTTGCACCTGGCTGATCATGAAAACCCATGGCAGCCTGCAACAGCACGCTTACCGCACCGCGCGCTGGCTGGTCTGGCTGCTACTGGCCGTGATCGCCGCGCTGAGCCTGTGGACCCCGCTGTCCGATCCGGCCATCGCGCTGCGCTGGTTCAGCCTGCCGAATCTGTTCTGGTTCGCGCCGGTGCCGCTGCTGGTGCTGGCCTCCAGCTACTTGTTGTACCGCTCGCTGAAGCTGCGCCGGCACGCCGCGCCGTTCCTGTACACGCTATGCCTGATATTCCTCGGTTATAGCGGCTTGGGCATCAGTTTGTGGCCGAACATCATTCCACCGGCCATCACCATCTGGCAAGCGTCGTCGCCGCCGCAGAGCCAGGGTTTTACGCTGGTCGGCGCCTTGCTGATCATTCCGGTGATTTTGATGTACACCGTGTGGGCCTATTATGTATTTCGCGGCAAGGTGGTCGATGGCGAGGGGGGGCACTGA
- a CDS encoding cytochrome ubiquinol oxidase subunit I, with protein MLGLTALELARIQFGFTISFHIIFPAITIGLASYLTVLEASWLRTRQQVYRDLYHFWSKIFAVNFGMGVVSGLVMAYQFGTNWSFFSDYAGSVTGPLLTYEVLTAFFLEAGFLGVMLFGWNKVGPGLHMLATAMVALGTLISATWIVASNSWMQTPQGYQIVDGRVVPVDWLAVIFNPSFPYRLMHMSVAAFLATALLVVASAAWHLLRGTDNAAIRKMMSMGLWMVLIVAPIQAVIGDAHGLNTLKHQPAKIAALEGHWENKGAGGTPLILFGWPDMQREETRFKLEVPRLGGLILTHAWDGKIPGLKEFAPQDRPNSTLLFWSFRVMVGLGMLMIALGLCSAWLRWRGGLWQARWFWRAALLMGPAGVIAILAGWYTTEIGRQPWTVYGLLRTADAVSSHGPLQLGVTLILFVVIYFAVFGTGVAYLFRLIRVGPQLHAGARIDDGGPGHGRTPARPLSAAGDGDVPIIHVKAGE; from the coding sequence ATGTTGGGACTTACCGCACTGGAACTGGCACGTATCCAGTTTGGCTTCACCATTTCATTTCATATTATTTTTCCGGCGATCACGATCGGCCTGGCCAGCTACCTGACGGTGCTGGAAGCGTCCTGGCTGCGCACGCGCCAGCAGGTGTACCGCGACCTGTACCACTTCTGGTCGAAAATCTTCGCCGTCAATTTCGGCATGGGCGTGGTGTCCGGCCTGGTGATGGCTTACCAGTTCGGCACCAACTGGAGTTTCTTTTCGGATTATGCCGGCAGCGTCACCGGCCCGTTGCTGACCTATGAAGTGCTGACCGCGTTCTTCCTCGAAGCGGGTTTTCTCGGCGTCATGCTGTTCGGCTGGAACAAGGTCGGCCCCGGCCTGCACATGCTGGCGACCGCGATGGTGGCGCTCGGCACGCTGATTTCGGCGACCTGGATCGTCGCGTCGAACAGCTGGATGCAAACCCCGCAGGGTTATCAGATTGTCGACGGCCGGGTGGTGCCGGTCGACTGGCTGGCGGTCATCTTCAATCCCTCGTTTCCCTACCGCTTGATGCACATGAGCGTGGCCGCCTTCCTGGCGACGGCCTTGCTGGTGGTGGCCTCGGCGGCCTGGCACTTGCTGCGCGGAACCGACAATGCGGCGATCCGCAAGATGATGTCGATGGGATTGTGGATGGTCCTGATCGTCGCGCCTATCCAGGCCGTGATCGGCGATGCGCATGGCTTGAATACGTTGAAACATCAGCCGGCCAAGATCGCGGCGCTGGAAGGCCATTGGGAAAATAAGGGGGCAGGGGGCACGCCGCTGATCCTGTTCGGCTGGCCCGACATGCAGCGCGAGGAAACCCGCTTCAAGCTTGAAGTGCCGCGCCTGGGCGGGCTGATACTGACCCATGCATGGGATGGCAAGATTCCGGGTTTGAAAGAGTTCGCGCCGCAAGACCGGCCCAATTCGACGCTGCTGTTCTGGTCCTTCCGTGTCATGGTCGGGCTCGGCATGCTGATGATCGCCTTGGGCCTGTGCAGCGCCTGGCTGCGCTGGCGCGGCGGCTTGTGGCAAGCGCGCTGGTTCTGGCGCGCCGCCTTGCTGATGGGGCCGGCCGGCGTGATCGCCATCCTGGCCGGCTGGTACACCACTGAAATCGGCCGCCAGCCATGGACCGTGTACGGCTTGCTGCGTACGGCCGACGCGGTATCGTCGCACGGCCCGCTGCAACTGGGCGTGACACTGATCTTGTTCGTGGTGATTTATTTCGCGGTGTTCGGCACCGGCGTCGCGTATCTGTTCCGCCTGATACGGGTCGGCCCGCAATTGCATGCAGGGGCGCGCATCGACGATGGCGGCCCGGGTCATGGACGCACGCCGGCGCGGCCATTGTCGGCCGCCGGCGATGGTGACGTGCCCATTATCCATGTCAAGGCGGGGGAATAA
- a CDS encoding D-amino acid dehydrogenase: MWQSGRKFSEEIMRIVILGSGVIGVTSAYYLAKAGHEVTVIDRQPGPAQETSFANAGQISPGYASPWAAPGIPLKAMKWMLQKHAPLSITPDGTLFQLQWMWQMLQNCSPERYAINKERMVRLAEYSRDCFKVLRAEAGITYEGRQQGTMQLFRTEKQFADAAKDIEVLKETGVPYELLTRDQLSAAEPALEAVKNKLVGSLRLPNDETGDCQLFTTRLAEMAVALGVTFRYGVSIDHLLTEGDEIVGVQCGNEVIKADNYVVALGSYSTALLKSVVGIPVYPLKGYSITVPIVEADKAPASTILDETYKIAVTRFDDRIRAGGMAEIAGFNTKLNPRRRATLEMVVNDLFPGAGDTAKASFWTGLRPMTPDGTPVVGRTPLRNLFLNTGHGTLGWTMSCGSAQLLADLISARKPAILADDLSVSRYSKAQGGARLNYAGA; the protein is encoded by the coding sequence ATCTGGCAATCTGGCCGAAAATTCAGCGAGGAAATTATGCGTATCGTCATTCTGGGTAGCGGCGTCATTGGCGTCACCAGTGCTTATTATCTGGCCAAGGCAGGGCACGAGGTGACCGTCATCGACCGCCAGCCCGGTCCGGCACAGGAAACCAGCTTTGCCAATGCGGGGCAAATCTCGCCCGGCTACGCTTCGCCATGGGCCGCGCCCGGCATCCCGCTCAAAGCCATGAAATGGATGTTGCAAAAGCACGCGCCGCTGTCGATCACGCCGGATGGCACGCTGTTCCAGCTGCAATGGATGTGGCAAATGCTGCAGAATTGCTCGCCTGAACGCTACGCCATCAACAAGGAACGCATGGTGCGCCTGGCCGAATACAGCCGCGACTGCTTCAAGGTGCTGCGCGCCGAAGCGGGCATCACGTATGAGGGCCGCCAGCAAGGCACGATGCAATTGTTCCGCACTGAAAAACAGTTTGCCGACGCGGCCAAGGATATCGAAGTCTTGAAAGAGACGGGCGTGCCTTATGAATTGCTGACCCGCGATCAATTGTCGGCCGCCGAACCGGCGCTGGAAGCGGTCAAGAATAAACTGGTCGGCAGCTTGCGCTTGCCGAACGATGAAACCGGCGATTGCCAATTGTTCACCACCCGCCTGGCCGAGATGGCGGTGGCGCTGGGCGTCACGTTCCGTTATGGCGTCAGCATCGATCATTTGCTGACCGAGGGCGATGAGATTGTCGGCGTGCAATGCGGCAATGAAGTGATCAAGGCCGACAACTATGTGGTCGCGCTGGGTTCGTATTCGACCGCGTTGCTGAAATCGGTGGTCGGGATTCCCGTGTATCCGCTGAAAGGTTATTCGATTACCGTGCCGATCGTCGAGGCAGACAAAGCGCCGGCCTCGACCATCCTGGATGAAACCTACAAGATCGCCGTGACCCGTTTCGACGACCGCATCCGCGCTGGCGGCATGGCGGAAATCGCCGGCTTCAACACCAAACTGAACCCGCGCCGCCGGGCCACGCTGGAAATGGTCGTCAACGATCTGTTCCCGGGCGCCGGCGACACCGCCAAGGCCAGTTTCTGGACCGGCTTGCGTCCGATGACGCCGGACGGCACGCCTGTCGTCGGCCGCACGCCGCTGCGCAACCTGTTCCTGAATACCGGTCACGGCACGCTGGGCTGGACCATGTCTTGCGGTTCGGCACAATTGCTGGCCGACTTGATTTCGGCCCGCAAGCCGGCGATCCTGGCCGACGACCTGTCGGTCAGCCGTTACAGCAAGGCCCAGGGCGGTGCGCGCCTGAATTATGCGGGTGCTTGA
- a CDS encoding Lrp/AsnC ligand binding domain-containing protein, which translates to MRIHRESARGLDKLDRHILRILQQDGRISMKDLGEQVGLSITPCIERVKRMERDGVITGYHAKVNPASLGAKLLVFVEITLNQKSASAFEQFRREVLQIPEVQECHLVSGDFDYLIKARIHEMAEYRKLLGDMLLQLPGAAQSKSYVVMEEIKETLAVSTEVLQ; encoded by the coding sequence ATGAGAATCCATAGAGAATCAGCCCGCGGACTGGACAAGCTTGACCGCCACATCCTGCGCATCCTGCAACAAGACGGACGCATATCGATGAAAGACCTGGGCGAACAAGTCGGTTTATCGATCACGCCCTGCATCGAACGGGTCAAGCGGATGGAGCGCGACGGCGTCATCACCGGCTACCACGCCAAGGTCAATCCGGCGTCGCTGGGCGCCAAATTGCTGGTCTTCGTCGAAATCACGCTGAACCAGAAATCGGCGTCGGCGTTCGAACAATTCCGCCGCGAAGTGTTGCAAATTCCAGAAGTACAGGAATGCCACCTGGTATCGGGCGACTTCGACTACCTGATCAAGGCGCGCATCCATGAAATGGCCGAGTACCGCAAGCTGCTGGGCGACATGCTGCTGCAACTGCCTGGCGCGGCCCAGTCGAAAAGTTATGTGGTGATGGAAGAAATCAAGGAAACACTGGCGGTATCGACCGAGGTGTTACAGTAA
- a CDS encoding sensor domain-containing diguanylate cyclase: MWNHPVLRMNLRRLILLVAFVSAFLSLANSFYASYRVQRQLLINSTLEANHAYAEKLANSTEDFLQAALQQLAYSAEILGGKFGDQQLLQSEVSRLRLQTHSFNSVLVVDVTGLVRAVSPETLEIKDRQLNSAGAIEALRERRPLVSKPYVSAVGNLVIFISHPVVDGKGNYLGYVGGTIYLKQKSSLSRLLGEHYYRDGSYLYVVDQSRRLLYHPDPARLGKVTGPNAVIDAIVRGEGGSQRLFNSQGVDMLAGYAVLPLTGWGIVAQRPASITLEPLNELMLDVLHNSLPIALLTLLFIWWLARLISRPLGQLAEGASRMDVAATSEHIQAIRSWYFEAAQIKRAMLAGLALLHQKIGKLNVDVQTDPMTGLNNRRGMDSALETWQAERRGFSIVALDIDRFKQINDTLGHDAGDMVIKHLALLMRTCSRDADVLCRNGGDEFLMLLPDTPLDAALRVAERLRLRVEESVLPGIGDVTISLGAAAAPPLVCDPQRVLKAADAALYDAKQQGRNRVAAAPPAV; the protein is encoded by the coding sequence ATGTGGAATCACCCTGTCTTGCGCATGAATTTGCGCCGCCTGATTTTATTGGTGGCCTTTGTCAGCGCCTTCCTTTCTCTTGCCAACAGTTTCTATGCCAGCTATCGGGTCCAGCGCCAGCTATTGATCAATAGCACGCTGGAAGCCAATCACGCGTATGCGGAAAAGTTGGCCAACAGTACGGAAGACTTCTTGCAGGCAGCGCTACAGCAATTGGCGTATAGCGCCGAGATACTGGGCGGCAAGTTCGGCGATCAACAGTTGCTGCAATCGGAAGTGTCCCGGCTGCGGCTGCAAACCCATAGTTTTAATTCCGTGCTGGTGGTCGATGTAACGGGCCTGGTGCGTGCCGTATCGCCGGAAACGCTGGAAATCAAGGATCGCCAACTGAATTCGGCCGGCGCCATCGAAGCGCTGCGCGAGCGCCGTCCGCTGGTCAGCAAGCCGTATGTGTCGGCGGTCGGCAACCTGGTGATTTTCATTTCCCATCCGGTGGTCGATGGCAAGGGCAACTACCTCGGTTATGTCGGCGGCACGATTTACCTGAAACAGAAAAGCAGTTTGTCGCGCTTGCTGGGCGAACATTACTACCGCGACGGTTCTTATCTGTACGTGGTCGACCAGAGCCGGCGCCTGCTGTACCACCCTGATCCTGCCAGGCTCGGCAAGGTGACCGGGCCGAATGCGGTGATCGACGCGATTGTCCGCGGCGAGGGCGGCAGCCAGCGGCTGTTCAATAGCCAGGGCGTGGACATGCTGGCCGGCTACGCCGTGCTGCCGCTGACGGGATGGGGCATCGTGGCCCAGCGGCCGGCCTCGATCACGCTGGAGCCGTTGAATGAGTTGATGCTGGATGTGTTGCATAATTCCTTGCCGATCGCCTTGCTGACCTTGCTGTTCATCTGGTGGCTGGCGCGCCTGATTTCGCGGCCGCTGGGACAACTGGCGGAAGGCGCCAGCCGGATGGATGTGGCCGCCACGTCGGAACATATCCAGGCGATCCGTTCCTGGTATTTCGAAGCGGCGCAAATCAAGCGCGCCATGCTGGCCGGCCTTGCCTTGTTGCATCAAAAGATCGGCAAGCTCAACGTCGATGTGCAAACCGATCCGATGACGGGTTTGAATAACCGGCGCGGCATGGATTCCGCGCTGGAAACCTGGCAAGCGGAACGGCGCGGTTTTTCTATCGTGGCGCTGGATATCGACCGCTTCAAGCAAATCAACGATACGCTGGGGCATGACGCCGGCGATATGGTGATCAAGCACCTGGCGCTGCTGATGCGGACTTGTTCGCGCGATGCGGATGTGCTGTGCCGCAATGGCGGCGATGAATTCCTGATGCTGTTGCCGGATACGCCGCTGGACGCCGCGTTGCGGGTCGCCGAACGCCTGCGCCTGCGGGTCGAGGAATCGGTGTTGCCGGGCATAGGCGACGTGACGATTTCACTCGGTGCCGCGGCCGCGCCGCCGCTGGTGTGCGACCCGCAGCGGGTGCTGAAGGCGGCCGACGCGGCGCTGTACGACGCCAAGCAGCAAGGACGCAACCGGGTCGCCGCCGCGCCGCCAGCTGTCTAA
- the alr gene encoding alanine racemase: MPPKNRSGAILTVDLDAIRANYRLLRQRAQPATCSAVLKSDAYGLGAAPIAAVLYDEGCRHFFVAHLDEGITLRQSLAPDAAIFVLHGPPVDTEAEFIASQLIPVLNSTQQVAGWSAHAALLGRSLPAIVQVDSGMSRMGLSPAEVDAWLEDPHFLDGIELQYLMSHLACADERDNPMNAMQLERFQAIRARLPACPASLANSSGIFLSGAYHFDLVRPGAALYGIAPHRDAANPMAPVVRLQGKVVQTRTIERGDHVGYSLRYTASETRQVATVSVGYADGWLRSMSNHGVAIVDGVRVPQIGTISMDTITLDVSAIPRERVLPGSLVDLICAEHPVDAVAGLANTIGYEVLTNLGSRFYREYTGAAAG; encoded by the coding sequence ATGCCGCCGAAGAACCGCAGCGGTGCGATCCTGACGGTCGACCTGGATGCGATCCGCGCCAATTACCGCTTGCTGCGCCAGCGCGCCCAGCCGGCCACGTGTTCGGCGGTGCTCAAATCGGACGCTTACGGCCTGGGCGCGGCGCCGATCGCGGCCGTCCTGTACGACGAAGGTTGCCGGCATTTCTTTGTGGCCCACCTGGACGAGGGCATCACCTTGCGCCAGTCGCTGGCGCCGGATGCGGCGATTTTCGTCTTGCATGGGCCGCCAGTCGATACCGAGGCGGAGTTTATTGCCAGCCAATTGATACCGGTACTCAACAGCACCCAGCAAGTGGCGGGCTGGTCCGCCCATGCCGCGTTGCTGGGCCGCAGCTTGCCGGCGATTGTGCAAGTCGATAGCGGCATGTCGCGCATGGGCTTGTCGCCGGCTGAAGTCGATGCGTGGCTGGAAGATCCGCACTTCCTCGACGGCATCGAGTTGCAATACCTGATGAGCCACCTGGCCTGCGCCGACGAGCGCGACAATCCGATGAATGCCATGCAGCTGGAACGCTTCCAGGCGATCCGCGCGCGCTTGCCGGCATGCCCGGCCAGCCTGGCCAATTCCTCGGGCATTTTCCTGTCCGGCGCCTACCATTTCGACCTGGTGCGTCCGGGCGCGGCGCTGTACGGCATCGCGCCGCACAGGGATGCGGCCAATCCGATGGCGCCGGTGGTGCGCCTGCAAGGCAAGGTGGTGCAAACCCGCACCATCGAGCGTGGCGACCATGTCGGCTACAGCCTGCGTTATACCGCCAGCGAGACGCGGCAGGTGGCGACCGTGTCGGTCGGCTACGCCGACGGCTGGCTGCGCAGCATGAGCAATCACGGCGTCGCCATCGTCGATGGCGTGCGGGTGCCGCAGATCGGCACCATTTCGATGGATACGATTACCCTCGACGTCAGCGCGATCCCGCGCGAGCGGGTGCTGCCGGGCAGCCTGGTCGACCTGATTTGCGCCGAACACCCGGTCGATGCGGTGGCCGGGCTGGCCAATACCATCGGTTATGAAGTGCTGACCAATCTTGGGTCGCGTTTTTACCGCGAATATACCGGTGCGGCAGCCGGTTAA